Below is a genomic region from Neoarius graeffei isolate fNeoGra1 chromosome 12, fNeoGra1.pri, whole genome shotgun sequence.
TGTTACAACGTatcgtaatgcacctttaaacctGGCTGTAATGTCACTCGAGCGTTATGTGGCCATCTGCTTCCCTCTAAGGCATGCTGAGATCGTCACTCATAAAAGAACTTGTATTGCTATTGGAGTTGTTTGGTTTATTGGTTCCATAAACTTTATAATTGATTTGTTTTATGTCACAGTGATGGATTCTAAGTTTTTCACATCACAAATATTGTGTGACAGAAAAAGGCTCTTCATTAAGGAGTGGCAAGGAAATGTTTTACAGGGCTTTAGCATATTTTACTTTGTGTCAGTATCTGTGATTATCCTTTTCACTTATATCAGCATTGTGATCACAGCCAGGTCCATTTCCTCCAATAAAGACTCTGCTGAAAAAGCCCACAAGACTGTGCTGCTGCACCTCATTCAGTTGGGCCTGTGTCTTTCCTCTTTTCTCTACAACTTCATAGAGCGTGCTGCAGCAGAAGTTGGCAATAGTGCCCAATTTTCAGACTTGCGATTTCTAAATTATTTGTTTGTTCTGATCTTGCCACGCTGCCTCAGCCCACTCATCTATGGTCTGAGAGATGATGCTGTACGACCTTTATTCATCTACTATTTCTGCTTTGTCACTGGCAAACGAAGGTCTACTGTCAATGTACACTGAATTACAGATATCAAATTGCATGCTTCAACCTATTAAATGTCATATTTTGGTGTTGTTAAAATATGAATGGTTATGCATCGCTTGTAACCCCACTCTGTTGAGGGATTTATTTCAACTCTGTGTACCCACTCAAATATGGCTAGCCACTATTAAATTGCCTTTTATTTCACAATTTAAAAAACATTCTCTGTTCTCCTGAACTGATAATATACAATAAAAGTAGAGGAATAAGGTAAAGTAAAATTCAATAAATTTCTGATCTATCATTTAACATGACATAGCTTCTACTCAAGTAACAGTAGATAAAAAGCTTAATGAAAATATACTGGTAATTTGCCTTTTTTGGGTCAATTAACTAATTGATCTATTTTTCCTCTTGTGAAAGTTTCTGAAATTTTGTGACAGTTTAAAATAATTTAGAAAGTCGTGCATTTTGATACAAGCAGCTTCAACAGATTAATTTCCAGGAGTAGACTTTTTGACCGAGAAGAATATGCTTCAAGAACAAATTAATGCCTTTTCAGATTTAATTGATCATTTCAGTGTTAGATCAAATATATTTATTGGGCATCAACTGTGATTCATAACCGTGTTAAACAGTAGCATTATTTGTAGTTAACTCCTACCTGTATTTAACTAAGCTTTAATGTTTCATGAATATAAAGGGTTAAAACTAAGACACTATCTCTCTTTGGGGAAGAAATGATGTGCAAATCAATTTGATTTGACTTTTGGCATCAGTATTTGTTTTATCTTATAAGACATATGAAGACAAGGATTCAAGTGTATGGAGAGGTCATAAACTGTCCAAAATTATATAAACACTGATACCAAGCATAATATATGACTACAGTTTCCTTCTTACTGTATGTTCTCTATTATTATAAAAATCTTTTCTATACCATTGTGGTATCAATTGCTATTTTATACATTGGCAGCTAATCAACGTGGATGAAAACCCACAAATTTGCCAGCAAGGTTCCCGGAGCATCTGGTTGAGACAAGAGGTGAGCAATGACAGAACTAAAAGTCATGCAGGCAATCAGATATAAAGAACATTGAACAAAGAAAGACCACAGTCATTAACGTGAACATGAATCACTGTGCAATGAATTCAGGCTTGTGGTCATTTAAATTAAGCTACTGGTTTATATAGTGGACacatacaaacaaaaataataattgtgtgagtaggaaaaataattaaaaaacagATTGTGatacaatagaccccttcgcagtaaacgtcattcatacgtaagcggaaattgcgcgcgcagcctggacccaaaaaagactcagaaatgcctagttgttgtgttgtcgggtgtcagaatcatagcagtgatggggttaaaatgttcagaattccagcaggatctcacccattccaaaaaaatcgccgacgtctatgactacaagccatcaaacgtgcagactgggatgaaagcgccatcaaaaatgcgcgggtttgcagcgcccacttcatcacaggtaagatcaggctatttattaaatctttcttttttattctttctagtcttcgtttattgatgtagcaaaatactttggtaacgtttgtctgattagctgggtcatagttacacaatgtaatgaatattgttagcatgttaacttagctttgcatgcaattttgtttgtaggagaggtctcgcttgactcaagcagtccagattttgtgccatcattatttgtgtatgccgaaaataacaattttaaagcaaggatggaaaggtaaaattgtgtgccctcactctaaatgccaacttacgttgactgctctaacctagctcccgccccgttcagtttcatttctggtctctgcctctcgctttttacgcagctctgatttctcttagctgcactctttacactatcattcctttcataccattacctcctgcaaattgctgtttagtgttggtatttgctgttgtagctaaagccacattgccatcacatcactggcataatttgattaaaacaaaatgaatatgaatgtcccattgttaatccagttgtacatgcccgcacataacataatcatatgcgtctaaagacttgtaggcacgaagtttttcgtgggtgtacactgaagtcttgtcaataaggtacgagtatatatctggccattgtataccagggaacctaacatcgtccgtccactctttaattaaatacggatccggtaggcaatgtccacttgttagagttaacttatttatgtagcattctcgatcttgtaacgacaattattttgcataatctgacagctcataatgctggtctatgggcagcgccattgtttctgggtccaggctgcgcacgcatccTGGCAACAGTCGGTTTGTTTACTGGAGCTGAACAGCTTCACTATCCCCAGCCTGAAGTGTCTCCCTTTGGCAGCATTTCACCATGAGCCTTTTCTCAGGGCGACCCTGCCCCTGTCAGATTTCCTTTTGCTAGGTGATCCCTAATCAATGGCACAGCTACCAAACATACACCTAACTCACTACTAGTTGATGTTGGGGAGCCAAATGCCAGATCTGGTGTGCATGTCTTTATAATCCACATGCAACTGCGCACCTTTCCCATTAAAGCAGACTCAAAAGGCTCTTTCTGACTTTTTCATAGTTCCTAGAACTGCTGGAGTACTCCCTTTTTGTGTGTCCTCACTGAGGGAACTGAGAATGATCACAGTTCTTAGAACATTATTTTGAGGGGTATTTGCTACTATTTTGAggtactctcccagcacaagaggaaacATGAGTGACATAAATGTATGGTGATTGGTCCAGATGTAGATGTATGTCAATTGGTTGAACATTTAAAAAATCTCTATATACAGGTGCATCTCAAAACAttggaatatcgtgaaaaagttcttttttttttgtaatttaatgcaAAAAAGGAAACTTTCATATGTTCAATATCcattacacgtaaagtgaaacattttaagccttttttgctttaattttaattattatggcttatagctcatgaaaataaaaaatctagtatttgaaattattagaatatttcttcagatcaatcaaaaaaggatttacaatccagaaatgtccaacttctgaaaagttggttcatttatacactcaatacttggttgcagCTCCTTTACTATGAATTACTTCATcagtgcggcgtggcatggaggcgatcagtctgtggcaatGCTGAGGTGTTATTAAAGCCCAgggtgctttgatagcggccttcagcttatctgtatttttgggtcgggtgtttctcatcttccttgtgacaatactccatagattcttTAATGGGTTCAtgccaggcaagttggctggtcagtcaagcacagtaatatcatggtcaacaaaccatagtagttttggcactctgtgcaggtgctaagtcctgctggaaaaggaaattggcatcttcataaagctcatcagcagatggaacatGAATTGCGCTAACATTTCCTGATAGacggctgcgttgactttggacttgataaaacccaGTGGACCGACACCAGCAGATAACCTGGCACCCCGAATCATCACAAACTGtcaaaacttcacactggacttcaaacaccttggattcggtGTGTCTTCCCTCTTCCTCCAGATCTAGTactttgatttccaaatgaaatgcaaaatttcctGTCATCTGAAAAGAGAACTTTGGTCCCCTGAGcaatagtccagttctttctctccttagcccaagtaagacacttctgacattgtctctggttcaggaatggcttgatttaaggaatgtgacagttctaccacatttcctgaagatgtctgtgtgcgatggctcttgatgcattgacaccagcctcagtcactGTAAATCTCTCCCAAGTAAAAGTAGGGGAATAAGGTAAAGTACAATTCAATAATTTTCTAGTCTATCATTAAACATGACAGAGATAGTTTTTTTCTCAAAAGACAGTACATAAAAAGCATCATTAACATCTACTGGTAATTTTTCCTTTCAGGACAGTGAATTATTTTGTCTATTTTTCCTCTTGTGAAAGTTTCTGAAATTTTGTGACAGTTTAAAATAAATTAGAAAGTCTTTCATTTTGATGCAAGTAGCTTCAACAGATTAATTTCCAGGAGTAGACTTTTTGACCAGGCGGCATGGtgacgtagtggttagcactgttgcctcactgcaagaaggtcttgggttcaaacccagtgactgacgagggcctttctgtgtagagtttgcatgttctccccgtgtctgcgtgggtttcctccgggtgctccagtttcccccatagtccaaagacatgcaggttaggctaattggtggctctgaattgactgtaggtgtgaatgtgaatggatgtttgtctctctgtgttagccctacgacgacctggcgacttgtct
It encodes:
- the LOC132894973 gene encoding odorant receptor 131-2-like, which encodes MSVTNESSEILFVQQIFQFVLAEGPIMKIVFATLLAIFFIYLNVVMVYTLWSKAVFKETPRYTLFTHMLLNDSIQLLFASMLFIFSLSSLKLVTAACAIMIFVSVTTYRNAPLNLAVMSLERYVAICFPLRHAEIVTHKRTCIAIGVVWFIGSINFIIDLFYVTVMDSKFFTSQILCDRKRLFIKEWQGNVLQGFSIFYFVSVSVIILFTYISIVITARSISSNKDSAEKAHKTVLLHLIQLGLCLSSFLYNFIERAAAEVGNSAQFSDLRFLNYLFVLILPRCLSPLIYGLRDDAVRPLFIYYFCFVTGKRRSTVNVH